In one window of Gossypium hirsutum isolate 1008001.06 chromosome A01, Gossypium_hirsutum_v2.1, whole genome shotgun sequence DNA:
- the LOC107942122 gene encoding putative phytosulfokines 6 — protein sequence MKAKFSGFITFLFLAFLLLCCSSVSARLLLQIHNHGEKEFKANEMMMILADTKDDFSELMGAEECYEKDEECVKRRMMADAHLDYIYTQNHKP from the exons ATGAAGGCAAAATTTTCCGGGTTTATAACCTTTTTGTTCTtagcttttcttcttctttgttgtTCCTCAGTATCTGCTCGTTTGCTGCTGCAAATCCACAACCATG gtgAAAAGGAGTTTAAAGCAAACGAGATGATGATGATTCTAGCTGATACAAAAGATGATTTCTCAGAG TTGATGGGAGCAGAAGAGTGTtatgagaaagatgaagaatgtGTGAAAAGGAGGATGATGGCAGATGCTCATTTGGATTATATTTATACTCAAAATCATAAGCCTTAG
- the LOC107942128 gene encoding histone deacetylase HDT1 isoform X3: MEFWGVEVKSGQNFEVELEDDGSRILHLSQVALGEGTGDNKKEKGKETICLYLKFKNQKFVVGTLSQEKCPQIALDLVLHDKFELFHTWKNGSVYVTGYYVDTSQDTESEGELPEPTMNLVKSEPAASDPTTTKQVKIVEPKKDDDNSDEDEEDSSAEDEESSEEQEPRMLVNGENDTDDADSDEDDSDEESLDEDQKTPEKAGPSKKRPAESSKKTPTPEKKAKLVTPQKTVHSGADGKKAGGHTATPHPSKKAGKTSAAAAQVKQTPKSGGSFPCKSCGRSFGSENALQSHSKAKHGTQA, encoded by the exons ATGGAGTTTTGGG GTGTTGAAGTTAAAAGTGGACAGAACTTTGAGGTTGAACTGGAGGATGATGGCAGTAGGATCTTGCATCTTTCACAG GTTGCCCTTGGTGAGGGGACTGGTgataacaagaaagaaaaaggaaaggaaaccATTTGtctctatctcaaattcaaaaaTCAGAAGTTTGTGGTTGGAACACTTTCCCAAGAGAAATGCCCCCAGATAGCATTGGATTTGGTATTGCATGACAAATTTGAGCTGTTCCATACGTGGAAGAATGGCAGCGTATATGTCACTGGCTATTATGTTGATACATCTCAAG ATACTGAGTCTGAAGGGGAGCTCCCTGAACCTACAATGAATCTTGTAAAGTCAGAGCCGGCAGCATCTGATCCTACTACGACAAAGCAGGTTAAGATTGTTGAACCTaaaaaagatgatgataatagtGATGAGGATGAAGAGGATAGTTCTGCTGAGGATGAAGAGTCCAGTGAGGAGCAG GAACCTCGCATGCTGGTTAATGGTGAGAATGATACTGATGATGCTGACAGTGATGAGGATGATAGTGATGAAGAAAGCTTAGATGAGGATCAAAAGACTCCTGAGAAG GCTGGACCAAGCAAGAAGAGACCTGCTGAGTCATCTAAAAAGACCCCTACTCCCGAAAAGAAGGCAAAGCTGGTCACTCCCCAAAAGACAG TTCATTCTGGTGCAGATGGCAAGAAAGCGGGTGGACATACTGCAACCCCTCACCCTTCCAAAAAGGCTGGGAAAACATCAGCTGCTGCTGCACAGGTGAAGCAGACTCCAAAGTCCGGTGGTTCATTCCCTTGCAAGTCCTGCGGCAG ATCATTTGGCTCTGAAAATGCTTTACAATCTCATTCCAAAGCAAAGCATGGCACTCAAGCGTAA
- the LOC107942128 gene encoding histone deacetylase HDT1 isoform X5 has protein sequence MEFWGVEVKSGQNFEVELEDDGSRILHLSQVALGEGTGDNKKEKGKETICLYLKFKNQKFVVGTLSQEKCPQIALDLVLHDKFELFHTWKNGSVYVTGYYVDTSQGNTESEGELPEPTMNLVKSEPAASDPTTTKQVKIVEPKKDDDNSDEDEEDSSAEDEESSEEQEPRMLVNGENDTDDADSDEDDSDEESLDEDQKTPEKAGPSKKRPAESSKKTPTPEKKAKLVTPQKTDGKKAGGHTATPHPSKKAGKTSAAAAQVKQTPKSGGSFPCKSCGRSFGSENALQSHSKAKHGTQA, from the exons ATGGAGTTTTGGG GTGTTGAAGTTAAAAGTGGACAGAACTTTGAGGTTGAACTGGAGGATGATGGCAGTAGGATCTTGCATCTTTCACAG GTTGCCCTTGGTGAGGGGACTGGTgataacaagaaagaaaaaggaaaggaaaccATTTGtctctatctcaaattcaaaaaTCAGAAGTTTGTGGTTGGAACACTTTCCCAAGAGAAATGCCCCCAGATAGCATTGGATTTGGTATTGCATGACAAATTTGAGCTGTTCCATACGTGGAAGAATGGCAGCGTATATGTCACTGGCTATTATGTTGATACATCTCAAGGTA ATACTGAGTCTGAAGGGGAGCTCCCTGAACCTACAATGAATCTTGTAAAGTCAGAGCCGGCAGCATCTGATCCTACTACGACAAAGCAGGTTAAGATTGTTGAACCTaaaaaagatgatgataatagtGATGAGGATGAAGAGGATAGTTCTGCTGAGGATGAAGAGTCCAGTGAGGAGCAG GAACCTCGCATGCTGGTTAATGGTGAGAATGATACTGATGATGCTGACAGTGATGAGGATGATAGTGATGAAGAAAGCTTAGATGAGGATCAAAAGACTCCTGAGAAG GCTGGACCAAGCAAGAAGAGACCTGCTGAGTCATCTAAAAAGACCCCTACTCCCGAAAAGAAGGCAAAGCTGGTCACTCCCCAAAAGACAG ATGGCAAGAAAGCGGGTGGACATACTGCAACCCCTCACCCTTCCAAAAAGGCTGGGAAAACATCAGCTGCTGCTGCACAGGTGAAGCAGACTCCAAAGTCCGGTGGTTCATTCCCTTGCAAGTCCTGCGGCAG ATCATTTGGCTCTGAAAATGCTTTACAATCTCATTCCAAAGCAAAGCATGGCACTCAAGCGTAA
- the LOC107942120 gene encoding putative phytosulfokines 6 isoform X1 translates to MKQKIVGFISLLSLAFLLLCCFSTSARLLMQINHETGEKEFRANEMIIQADAKDDFSNLIGAEKCYEKDEECLERRMIADAGLDYIYSQSNKP, encoded by the exons ATGAAGCAAAAGATTGTAGGGTTTATAAGCCTTTTGTCGTtagcttttcttcttctttgttgcTTCTCAACATCTGCTCGTTTGCTCATGCAGATCAACCATG AAACAGGTGAAAAGGAGTTTAGAGCAAACGAGATGATCATTCAAGCAGATGCTAAAGATGATTTCTCAAAT TTGATTGGAGCAGAAAAGTGTtatgagaaagatgaagaatgtTTGGAAAGGAGGATGATTGCAGATGCTGGTCTGGATTACATATACAGTCAAAGTAATAAGCCTTGA
- the LOC107942120 gene encoding putative phytosulfokines 6 isoform X2 — translation MKQKIVGFISLLSLAFLLLCCFSTSARLLMQINHGEKEFRANEMIIQADAKDDFSNLIGAEKCYEKDEECLERRMIADAGLDYIYSQSNKP, via the exons ATGAAGCAAAAGATTGTAGGGTTTATAAGCCTTTTGTCGTtagcttttcttcttctttgttgcTTCTCAACATCTGCTCGTTTGCTCATGCAGATCAACCATG GTGAAAAGGAGTTTAGAGCAAACGAGATGATCATTCAAGCAGATGCTAAAGATGATTTCTCAAAT TTGATTGGAGCAGAAAAGTGTtatgagaaagatgaagaatgtTTGGAAAGGAGGATGATTGCAGATGCTGGTCTGGATTACATATACAGTCAAAGTAATAAGCCTTGA
- the LOC107942119 gene encoding ribosome production factor 2 homolog: protein MMKIKTPKKGRVKRELDKRAPKLVETGKKTLILQGTKTSGTLNSVLSEIYHLKKGGAVRFTRKNDNIRPFESGGETSLEFFSLKTDCSIFVYGSHSKKRPNNLVLGRMYDHHVYDLVEVGVENFKSIESFTYDKKIAPRVGSKPFIAFIGEGFENVDELKHLKEVLLDLLRGEVVENINLAGLDRAYICTAISSNKVYLTHCALRLKKSGTVVPRMELVEVGPSMDLVVRRHRLPNEGLRKEAMKTAKDQPKKKVKNVSSDAIQGTIGKIYIPDQKVGEMALPNKAKGVKRERREAKNKQANEHASKKQKEESE, encoded by the exons ATGATGAAAATTAAGACCCCAAAGAAAGGAAGAGTCAAAAGGGAACTAGATAAACGAGCCCCAAAGCTC GTGGAAACAGGAAAGAAAACACTGATACTTCAAGGAACAAAGACGAGTGGCACATTGAATAGTGTTTTGAGTGaaatttaccatttaaaaaaAGGTGGAGCTGTGAGATTTACAAGGAAGAATGATAATATAAGGCCATTTGAAAGTGGGGGTGAAACTTCTTTAGAATTCTTTTCTCTCAAAACTGATTGCAGTATCTTTGTT TACGGTTCACATTCGAAGAAGCGACCTAACAATCTAGTTCTAGGGCGAATGTATGATCACCATGTATACGATCTCGTAGAGGTTGGGGTTGAGAATTTTAAATCCATTGAATCATTCACTTATGACAAGAAGATAGCACCTCGGGTTGGATCTAAGCCTTTCATTGCTTTCATTGGAGAAGGATTCGAGAATGTAGATGAGCTGAAACATTTGAAGGAAGTTTTGCTTGATCTTTTACGAGGAGAG GTTGTGGAGAATATAAACCTTGCTGGATTGGACCGTGCTTACATATGTACAGCAATTTCTTCGAATAAGGTATACCTTACGCATTGTGCCCTTCGGTTAAAAAAGTCTGGCACTGTAGTTCCGAGGATGGAACTCGTTGAAGTAGGCCCTTCCATGGATTTGGTGGTTCGACGTCACCGTCTACCAAACGAAGGCTTGAGGAAAGAAGCAATGAAAACTGCTAAAGATCAACCTAAGAAGAAG GTTAAAAATGTTAGCTCAGATGCAATACAAGGAACTATCGGCAAGATCTACATTCCTGACCAGAAG GTCGGAGAAATGGCTTTACCGAACAAAGCTAAAGGTGTGAAGAGAGAGCGCCGAGAAGCTAAGAATAAACAGGCAAACGAACATGCCTCAAAAAAACAGAAGGAAGAATCTGAGTAA
- the LOC107942128 gene encoding histone deacetylase HDT1 isoform X6: MEFWGVEVKSGQNFEVELEDDGSRILHLSQVALGEGTGDNKKEKGKETICLYLKFKNQKFVVGTLSQEKCPQIALDLVLHDKFELFHTWKNGSVYVTGYYVDTSQDTESEGELPEPTMNLVKSEPAASDPTTTKQVKIVEPKKDDDNSDEDEEDSSAEDEESSEEQEPRMLVNGENDTDDADSDEDDSDEESLDEDQKTPEKAGPSKKRPAESSKKTPTPEKKAKLVTPQKTDGKKAGGHTATPHPSKKAGKTSAAAAQVKQTPKSGGSFPCKSCGRSFGSENALQSHSKAKHGTQA; this comes from the exons ATGGAGTTTTGGG GTGTTGAAGTTAAAAGTGGACAGAACTTTGAGGTTGAACTGGAGGATGATGGCAGTAGGATCTTGCATCTTTCACAG GTTGCCCTTGGTGAGGGGACTGGTgataacaagaaagaaaaaggaaaggaaaccATTTGtctctatctcaaattcaaaaaTCAGAAGTTTGTGGTTGGAACACTTTCCCAAGAGAAATGCCCCCAGATAGCATTGGATTTGGTATTGCATGACAAATTTGAGCTGTTCCATACGTGGAAGAATGGCAGCGTATATGTCACTGGCTATTATGTTGATACATCTCAAG ATACTGAGTCTGAAGGGGAGCTCCCTGAACCTACAATGAATCTTGTAAAGTCAGAGCCGGCAGCATCTGATCCTACTACGACAAAGCAGGTTAAGATTGTTGAACCTaaaaaagatgatgataatagtGATGAGGATGAAGAGGATAGTTCTGCTGAGGATGAAGAGTCCAGTGAGGAGCAG GAACCTCGCATGCTGGTTAATGGTGAGAATGATACTGATGATGCTGACAGTGATGAGGATGATAGTGATGAAGAAAGCTTAGATGAGGATCAAAAGACTCCTGAGAAG GCTGGACCAAGCAAGAAGAGACCTGCTGAGTCATCTAAAAAGACCCCTACTCCCGAAAAGAAGGCAAAGCTGGTCACTCCCCAAAAGACAG ATGGCAAGAAAGCGGGTGGACATACTGCAACCCCTCACCCTTCCAAAAAGGCTGGGAAAACATCAGCTGCTGCTGCACAGGTGAAGCAGACTCCAAAGTCCGGTGGTTCATTCCCTTGCAAGTCCTGCGGCAG ATCATTTGGCTCTGAAAATGCTTTACAATCTCATTCCAAAGCAAAGCATGGCACTCAAGCGTAA
- the LOC107942128 gene encoding histone deacetylase HDT1 isoform X4, whose amino-acid sequence MEFWGVEVKSGQNFEVELEDDGSRILHLSQVALGEGTGDNKKEKGKETICLYLKFKNQKFVVGTLSQEKCPQIALDLVLHDKFELFHTWKNGSVYVTGYYVDTSQGSDTESEGELPEPTMNLVKSEPAASDPTTTKQVKIVEPKKDDDNSDEDEEDSSAEDEESSEEQEPRMLVNGENDTDDADSDEDDSDEESLDEDQKTPEKAGPSKKRPAESSKKTPTPEKKAKLVTPQKTDGKKAGGHTATPHPSKKAGKTSAAAAQVKQTPKSGGSFPCKSCGRSFGSENALQSHSKAKHGTQA is encoded by the exons ATGGAGTTTTGGG GTGTTGAAGTTAAAAGTGGACAGAACTTTGAGGTTGAACTGGAGGATGATGGCAGTAGGATCTTGCATCTTTCACAG GTTGCCCTTGGTGAGGGGACTGGTgataacaagaaagaaaaaggaaaggaaaccATTTGtctctatctcaaattcaaaaaTCAGAAGTTTGTGGTTGGAACACTTTCCCAAGAGAAATGCCCCCAGATAGCATTGGATTTGGTATTGCATGACAAATTTGAGCTGTTCCATACGTGGAAGAATGGCAGCGTATATGTCACTGGCTATTATGTTGATACATCTCAAGGTAGTG ATACTGAGTCTGAAGGGGAGCTCCCTGAACCTACAATGAATCTTGTAAAGTCAGAGCCGGCAGCATCTGATCCTACTACGACAAAGCAGGTTAAGATTGTTGAACCTaaaaaagatgatgataatagtGATGAGGATGAAGAGGATAGTTCTGCTGAGGATGAAGAGTCCAGTGAGGAGCAG GAACCTCGCATGCTGGTTAATGGTGAGAATGATACTGATGATGCTGACAGTGATGAGGATGATAGTGATGAAGAAAGCTTAGATGAGGATCAAAAGACTCCTGAGAAG GCTGGACCAAGCAAGAAGAGACCTGCTGAGTCATCTAAAAAGACCCCTACTCCCGAAAAGAAGGCAAAGCTGGTCACTCCCCAAAAGACAG ATGGCAAGAAAGCGGGTGGACATACTGCAACCCCTCACCCTTCCAAAAAGGCTGGGAAAACATCAGCTGCTGCTGCACAGGTGAAGCAGACTCCAAAGTCCGGTGGTTCATTCCCTTGCAAGTCCTGCGGCAG ATCATTTGGCTCTGAAAATGCTTTACAATCTCATTCCAAAGCAAAGCATGGCACTCAAGCGTAA
- the LOC107942121 gene encoding delta(14)-sterol reductase-like has product MDLGFLLQALIPSWISVAVLLIFFAYLAIAGSMLPGKLVPGVTLQDGSHLYYRCNGLRALLLLVGLLGIGSKMNFVSPTVISDRGLELLSTTFIFSFLTMVVLYAAGCRSRSKGSSLKPHITGNLIHDWWYGIQLNPQFMGIDLKFFFVRAGMMGWLIINLSVLAKSVQDGSLSQSMILYQLFCAFYILDYFVHEEYMTSTWDIIAERLGFMLVFGDLVWIPFTFSIQGWWLLNNKVELTTAAAIANCFVFLIGYLVFRGANKQKHIFKQNPKALIWGKPPKVIGGKLLASGYWGIARHSNYLGDLLLALSFSLPCGLSSPIPYFYPIYLFILLVWRERRDEARCAEKYKDIWAEYCRLVPWRIFPYLY; this is encoded by the exons ATGGATCTGGGTTTTCTTCTACAGGCTTTAATTCCCTCTTGGATCTCT GTTGCTGTATTGTTGATATTCTTTGCTTACTTAGCTATTGCTGGATCTATGTTACCTGGAAAACTTGTTCCTGGAGTCACATTACAAGACGGGTCTCATCTCTATTACCGCTGCAATG GATTGCGAGCTCTTCTTTTGTTAGTTGGGCTCCTTGGGATTGGGTCTAAGATGAATTTTGTATCACCAACG GTAATATCCGACAGAGGACTTGAGCTGTTATCGACAACTTTCATATTCAGTTTTCTT ACAATGGTAGTACTCTATGCTGCTGGCTGCAGGTCACGCAGTAAAGGTTCTTCATTAAAGCCTCACATCACAGGGAACCTGATACATGACTG GTGGTATGGGATACAGCTTAATCCTCAGTTTATGGGTATTGATCTCAA GTTCTTCTTTGTTAGAGCTGGAATGATGGGATGGCTAATTATCAATCTATCAGTTCTTGCAAAAAGTGTTCAAGATGGCTCTTTAAGCCAATCAATGATCCTTTACCAGTTATTCTGTGCG TTCTACATCCTGGACTATTTTGTGCATGAGGAGTACATGACCTCCAC TTGGGACATAATTGCCGAAAGGTTAGGCTTCATGTTGGTGTTTGGAGATCTAGTGTGGATTCCCTTCACATTTAGCATCCAG GGTTGGTGGCTTTTGAATAACAAAGTGGAGCTGACAACAGCCGCTGCAATAGcaaattgttttgtttttctgATCGG GTATCTTGTATTTAGAGGAGCCAATAAGCAAAAGCATATATTCAAACAGAACCCAAAAGCGCTTATATGGGGTAAACCTCCAAAGGTTATCGGCGGAAAGCTGCTTGCTTCTGGTTATTG GGGAATTGCAAGGCACTCAAATTACCTAGGGGATTTGTTGCTGGCTTTATCTTTCAGTTTACCTTGCGGATTAAG TTCCCCGATTCCGTACTTCTACCCGATTTATCTGTTTATTCTATTGGTATGGAGAGAAAGACGAGATGAAGCACGATGTGCAGAGAAGTACAAAGATATATGGGCAGAATATTGCAGGCTTGTACCGTGGAGAATATTTCCATATCTGTATTAG
- the LOC107942128 gene encoding histone deacetylase HDT1 isoform X1, which yields MEFWGVEVKSGQNFEVELEDDGSRILHLSQVALGEGTGDNKKEKGKETICLYLKFKNQKFVVGTLSQEKCPQIALDLVLHDKFELFHTWKNGSVYVTGYYVDTSQGSDTESEGELPEPTMNLVKSEPAASDPTTTKQVKIVEPKKDDDNSDEDEEDSSAEDEESSEEQEPRMLVNGENDTDDADSDEDDSDEESLDEDQKTPEKAGPSKKRPAESSKKTPTPEKKAKLVTPQKTVHSGADGKKAGGHTATPHPSKKAGKTSAAAAQVKQTPKSGGSFPCKSCGRSFGSENALQSHSKAKHGTQA from the exons ATGGAGTTTTGGG GTGTTGAAGTTAAAAGTGGACAGAACTTTGAGGTTGAACTGGAGGATGATGGCAGTAGGATCTTGCATCTTTCACAG GTTGCCCTTGGTGAGGGGACTGGTgataacaagaaagaaaaaggaaaggaaaccATTTGtctctatctcaaattcaaaaaTCAGAAGTTTGTGGTTGGAACACTTTCCCAAGAGAAATGCCCCCAGATAGCATTGGATTTGGTATTGCATGACAAATTTGAGCTGTTCCATACGTGGAAGAATGGCAGCGTATATGTCACTGGCTATTATGTTGATACATCTCAAGGTAGTG ATACTGAGTCTGAAGGGGAGCTCCCTGAACCTACAATGAATCTTGTAAAGTCAGAGCCGGCAGCATCTGATCCTACTACGACAAAGCAGGTTAAGATTGTTGAACCTaaaaaagatgatgataatagtGATGAGGATGAAGAGGATAGTTCTGCTGAGGATGAAGAGTCCAGTGAGGAGCAG GAACCTCGCATGCTGGTTAATGGTGAGAATGATACTGATGATGCTGACAGTGATGAGGATGATAGTGATGAAGAAAGCTTAGATGAGGATCAAAAGACTCCTGAGAAG GCTGGACCAAGCAAGAAGAGACCTGCTGAGTCATCTAAAAAGACCCCTACTCCCGAAAAGAAGGCAAAGCTGGTCACTCCCCAAAAGACAG TTCATTCTGGTGCAGATGGCAAGAAAGCGGGTGGACATACTGCAACCCCTCACCCTTCCAAAAAGGCTGGGAAAACATCAGCTGCTGCTGCACAGGTGAAGCAGACTCCAAAGTCCGGTGGTTCATTCCCTTGCAAGTCCTGCGGCAG ATCATTTGGCTCTGAAAATGCTTTACAATCTCATTCCAAAGCAAAGCATGGCACTCAAGCGTAA
- the LOC107942128 gene encoding histone deacetylase HDT1 isoform X2, which yields MEFWGVEVKSGQNFEVELEDDGSRILHLSQVALGEGTGDNKKEKGKETICLYLKFKNQKFVVGTLSQEKCPQIALDLVLHDKFELFHTWKNGSVYVTGYYVDTSQGNTESEGELPEPTMNLVKSEPAASDPTTTKQVKIVEPKKDDDNSDEDEEDSSAEDEESSEEQEPRMLVNGENDTDDADSDEDDSDEESLDEDQKTPEKAGPSKKRPAESSKKTPTPEKKAKLVTPQKTVHSGADGKKAGGHTATPHPSKKAGKTSAAAAQVKQTPKSGGSFPCKSCGRSFGSENALQSHSKAKHGTQA from the exons ATGGAGTTTTGGG GTGTTGAAGTTAAAAGTGGACAGAACTTTGAGGTTGAACTGGAGGATGATGGCAGTAGGATCTTGCATCTTTCACAG GTTGCCCTTGGTGAGGGGACTGGTgataacaagaaagaaaaaggaaaggaaaccATTTGtctctatctcaaattcaaaaaTCAGAAGTTTGTGGTTGGAACACTTTCCCAAGAGAAATGCCCCCAGATAGCATTGGATTTGGTATTGCATGACAAATTTGAGCTGTTCCATACGTGGAAGAATGGCAGCGTATATGTCACTGGCTATTATGTTGATACATCTCAAGGTA ATACTGAGTCTGAAGGGGAGCTCCCTGAACCTACAATGAATCTTGTAAAGTCAGAGCCGGCAGCATCTGATCCTACTACGACAAAGCAGGTTAAGATTGTTGAACCTaaaaaagatgatgataatagtGATGAGGATGAAGAGGATAGTTCTGCTGAGGATGAAGAGTCCAGTGAGGAGCAG GAACCTCGCATGCTGGTTAATGGTGAGAATGATACTGATGATGCTGACAGTGATGAGGATGATAGTGATGAAGAAAGCTTAGATGAGGATCAAAAGACTCCTGAGAAG GCTGGACCAAGCAAGAAGAGACCTGCTGAGTCATCTAAAAAGACCCCTACTCCCGAAAAGAAGGCAAAGCTGGTCACTCCCCAAAAGACAG TTCATTCTGGTGCAGATGGCAAGAAAGCGGGTGGACATACTGCAACCCCTCACCCTTCCAAAAAGGCTGGGAAAACATCAGCTGCTGCTGCACAGGTGAAGCAGACTCCAAAGTCCGGTGGTTCATTCCCTTGCAAGTCCTGCGGCAG ATCATTTGGCTCTGAAAATGCTTTACAATCTCATTCCAAAGCAAAGCATGGCACTCAAGCGTAA